GAAAACGTTGCTTTAACTATGGCGAATATATTAACGAAGAGCCTATATCGAAAGGAATAAACCATGTTTTTCTTTTACCAAAATATTGCAGTTGAACCCGCCGGTGAAGGCGTTACCCGAAAGGTTCTCGCGCATGGTGGCAGTATGATGATGGTGGAGGTTTGCTTCCAAGCAGCGGCGATTGGCCCATTGCACAATCATCCACATGAACAGAGTACCTACGTAAAATCAGGCGTTTTCGATTTTACGATTGGTGACGAAACGCATCGGGTGAGTGCGGGCGACACGCTCTATAAAAAGCCAAATGTTACGCATGGCTGTGTATGCATCGAGGCGGGGACGTTAGTTGATGTGTTTACACCGCAGAGGCAGGACTTTATTTCATAATGCTTGAAGATAAATAGATTCAAGATGGTGCATTGGTAGGAGCGGCTAAGTACCGCTCCTAGAAGGATCTGTTAACTGTCCAGAGTAAACGTGGGCAGTTTCAAATGCCAACGAATAGCGGCAAGGCGAATGGCTAGCGTCACGAACATGCCTAGCATCATCGCGTTCTGTAGAGCCATTCCGAAGGTTGCATAAGCGGTTACGTGGACAATACCGCCAATAATACAGGCCGTTGCATAAATTTCAGTGCGCAGGATCATCGGGATTTCGCGCGCGAGAACATCGCGGATCATGCCACCGCCCACGCCGGTAATCACCCCCATACAAACGGCGATAAGCGGGCCTGCGCCACCGGCAAATGCTTTGTTAACGCCGATACCCACAAATACCGCTAAACCAACCGCATCCAGTACTGGCAGGACCCAGCTTGGTAAGCGACGTGGTTGCCGTACCAGCACAATGGTTGCCAGACA
This is a stretch of genomic DNA from Hafnia alvei. It encodes these proteins:
- a CDS encoding TRIC cation channel family protein; translated protein: MLVYWLDILGTAVFAISGVLLAGKLRMDPFGVLVLGVVTAVGGGTIRDMALDHGPVFWVKDPTDLVVAMVTCLATIVLVRQPRRLPSWVLPVLDAVGLAVFVGIGVNKAFAGGAGPLIAVCMGVITGVGGGMIRDVLAREIPMILRTEIYATACIIGGIVHVTAYATFGMALQNAMMLGMFVTLAIRLAAIRWHLKLPTFTLDS
- a CDS encoding cupin domain-containing protein, whose amino-acid sequence is MFFFYQNIAVEPAGEGVTRKVLAHGGSMMMVEVCFQAAAIGPLHNHPHEQSTYVKSGVFDFTIGDETHRVSAGDTLYKKPNVTHGCVCIEAGTLVDVFTPQRQDFIS